One Purpureocillium takamizusanense chromosome 1, complete sequence genomic window carries:
- a CDS encoding RING-type E3 ubiquitin transferase (COG:O~EggNog:ENOG503NWVX), protein MDSRKPSLDLEKELTCSICTELLYQPLTLLDCLHTFCGACLKEWFSFQAAKVTRSPTPPSPSDTIFTCPSCRSAVRDTRHNATVVTLLDMYVAANPTKSRSAQDKEEMAKKYKPGDQVLPKVATRERTAEEEREEEEDRRLINEVREMSLREATTGIPQPRRPRRRGESRSADGRSRSSRNQSADGHSRRTREGSRRPRRDDGASQSSGHVTEERERRRRDRSESGHHQVEHQTSLRSLIGSADMTERDIEREIEDFARQIQEEGLLDGLDLDNIDLTRDDELARRITEAYRRRQRERSRLEAVRRNNAGAQNGGSRPAEPNASDSRLRAPSTARASSRPGSGSRSASGSIQSEDRSRPPPSNAATLDVRNATRRTRSRTASGSRSATTPVFSTVSDTRPAARSQTDLALRTRTSDPATGRHSFSEGRSSSTPSVPVTANTPSELPTSATVGYHASFASRVPRWNPTTEERPTTSSDTMTIQPLRPHRPSDLAVVHSAVSSPVSSPGGNGHQRTRSQLYPEPSISCSRCGKGHIEYEVHYNCAICSGGQWNMCLDCYRAGKGCLYWFGFGYGAWTKWEKARRQDESLAPPHMLTACRYLPPPTVPGGADGRKTLTTDDPRGRLETGTFCAKCSAWTNNCYWRCDICNEGDWGFCNDCVNQGRSCTHMLLPLTHEASQSLNRPRSPRSPGRPPAATVLLGPQATSIGPFKPLTFRTRCDVCQDGISPLQVRYHCFSCTSVLVPDAPPGDYDICASCYNNLVGQGRISAENGHSGWRRCLNGHRMAVIGFVDGKVGQWRFVERDIVGGRVLRSEPYEGPEHADQGLQTWSWRRGDETWERLVTKDVAVTAPDAAGSVTYTRSFPPDGGLGLRAHASWSWYPKEEAGDELLFPKGAEVREIEDVNGDWFFGTYMGAKGLFPAPYVRTSEPGP, encoded by the exons ATGGATTCTCGAAAGCCCAGCCTGGACCTGGAAAAGGAACTGACGTGCTCT ATATGCACCGAGCTCCTTTACCAGCCTCTGACTCTTCTCGACTGCCTGCACACTTTCTGCGGAGCTTGTCTCAAGGAGTGGTTTAGCTTTCAAGCTGCGAAAGTAACGAGGTCACCGACcccaccatcaccgtccGACACCATCTTTACCTGCCCATCATGCCGAAGCGCCGTGCGGGACACGAGGCACAATGCCACCGTTGTCACTCTGCTCGACATGTATGTCGCGGCGAATCCGACCAAATCGCGCTCTGCGCAAGACAAGGAGGAAATGGCCAAGAAGTACAAGCCGGGCGACCAGGTGCTCCCGAAAGTGGCTACTCGAGAGCGGACAGCTGAAGAGGAgcgggaagaggaggaagacaGACGGCTTATTAACGAGGTCAGGGAGATGAGCTTGAGGGAAGCTACTACGGGCATCCCGCAACCACGGAGGCCTCGTAGGCGTGGGGAAAGCCGTTCTGCCGATGGGCGGTCGCGATCGTCACGGAACCAGAGCGCAGATGGTCATTCGCGACGAACACGAGAAGGCAGCCGACGACCGCGCAGGGACGACGGTGCTAGCCAAAGTTCTGGCCATGTAACAGAGGAGAgagaacgacgacgacgggaccgAAGCGAAAGTGGCCACCACCAAGTCGAACATCAAACGTCTTTGAGATCGTTGATCGGATCTGCAGACATGACAGAGCGTGACATTGAGAGGGAGATCGAAGACTTTGCGCGTCAGAttcaagaagaaggcctgCTAGATGGCTTAGATCTGGATAATATTGACTTGACTCGAGATGAcgagctggcccgccgcatcACCGAAGCCTACCGACGTCGGCAAAGGGAACGGTCCCGACTGGAAGCTGTCAGGAGAAATAATGCAGGTGCCCAGAACGGAGGGTCGCGGCCTGCAGAACCCAACGCATCCGACTCAAGGTTACGGGCCCCGAGCACGGCCCGGGCTAGCAGCCGTCCTGGAAGTGGCTCTCGATCAGCCAGCGGAAGCATTCAATCTGAAGACCGCAGCAGGCCCCCGCCGTCGAATGCAGCGACACTGGACGTGCGGAATGCGACTAGAAGGACGAGAAGTAGAACGGCCAGCGGTAGCCGCAGCGCCACGACTCCTGTGTTCTCAACTGTTTCGGACACACGCCCTGCCGCACGATCGCAGACCGACCTGGCGCTCAGGACGCGGACGTCGGACCCGGCGACTGGTCGGCATAGCTTTAGCGAAGGCCGAAGCTCGAGCACCCCATCGGTTCCCGTCACGGCCAATACTCCGAGTGAGCTTCCGACTTCGGCAACTGTGGGATATCATGCTTCCTTTGCGAGCCGCGTACCGCGTTGGAATCCGACAACAGAAGAACGCCCTACAACTTCGTCGGATACCATGACAATACAGCCACTCCGACCACACCGGCCTAGTGACCTGGCCGTAGTACATTCGGCTGTGTCGAGCCCCGTTAGCAGCCCGGGGGGGAACGGTCACCAACGGACTAGGTCTCAGCTGTATCCTGAGCCGTCCATTTCGTGCTCAAGGTGCGGCAAGGGACACATTGAATACGAAGTGCACTACAACTGCGCGATTTGCTCGGGGGGGCAGTGGAACATGTGCCTCGACTGTTATCGGGCCGGGAAAGGGTGTCTGTACTGGTTCGGGTTTGGGTACGGCGCGTGGACCAAGTGGGAAAAGGCACGACGACAGGACGAATCGCTCGCGCCCCCTCATATGTTAACTGCTTGTCGGTACCTCCCACCGCCAACGGTTCCTGGAGGTGCAGACGGACGAAAGACGTTGACAACGGACGACCCGAGAGGCAGGCTGGAGACTGGCACGTTTTGTGCCAAGTGCTCTGCTTGGACGAACAATTGTTACTGGCGCTGCGATATTTGCAACGAAGGAGACTGGGGCTTCTGCAATGACTGCGTCAACCAGGGTAGATCCTGCACTCATATGCTCTTACCTTTGACGCATGAAGCCTCGCAGTCGCTTAACCGGCCTAGGAGCCCGCGTTCACCCGGCAGGCCACCGGCGGCAACGGTGCTATTGGGACCCCAGGCGACCAGCATTGGACCGTTTAAGCCCCTTACATTCCGGACGAGATGTGACGTTTGCCAGGACGGCATTTCGCCGCTACAGGTGCGATATCACTGTTTCAGCTGCACGAGCGTCTTGGTACCAGACGCACCGCCGGGGGACTACGATATTTGCGCTTCGTGCTACAATAATCTTGTTGGTCAAGGGCGAATTAGCGCTGAGAATGGTCATTCCGGCTGGCGGAGATGCCTGAACGGACATCGGATGGCGGTTATTGGGTTCGTGGATGGCAAGGTCGGGCAGTGGAGATTTGTCGAGCGAGACATTGTCGGGGGACGGGTGCTGCGATCGGAGCCATACGAAGGCCCGGAGCATGCGGATCAAGGACTGCAGACATGGTCCTGGCGGAGAGGGGACGAGACGTGGGAGCGACTCGTTACCAAGGATGTCGCGGTAACGGCTCCGGACGCCGCCGGTTCGGTCACGTACACACGAAGTTTTCCGCCAGACGGCGGATTGGGCCTGAGAGCACACGCCAGCTGGTCGTGGTACCCGAAGGAAGAGGCGGGGGACGAGCTGCTTTTCCCCAAAGGGGCCGAAGTGAGGGAGATTGAGGATGTCAACGGGGACTGGTTTTTCGGAACATACATGGGCGCGAAAGGATTGTTCCCGGCGCCGTACGTCCGGACGTCGGAGCCGGGCCCTTGA
- a CDS encoding Enoyl-CoA hydratase (COG:I~EggNog:ENOG503NTZK), translated as MNVFRSLRPVAARVPFQRSTLPLVVRAYSSKSYEYIQVSTPKPGVGQVTLNRPKALNALCTPLINELNEALNDFNASDDTSVIVLTGSQKAFAAGADIKEMAPLTFSEAYTKSFIESWSLLTTQVKKPIIAAVSGHALGGGCELAMMCDLIYCTEGANFGQPEIKLGTIPGAGGSQRLTRAIGKAKAMELILTGKSFSGAEAERWGVAARTFPTYEALMEETLKLAETIAGYSKVAVQACKEVVNKSQDLPLRDGVEFERRVFHSLFGSQDQKIGMKAFAEKKKAEWTHS; from the exons ATGAATGTCTTCCGAAGCCTGCGCCCGGTCGCCGCCCGGGTCCCGTTTCAGCGGTCGACCCTCCCTCTGGTTGTCCGAGCTTACAGCTCCAAGTCCTACGAGTACATCCAGGTCTCGACCCCGAAGCCTGGCGTTGGTCAAG TGACTTTGAACCGACCCAAGGCGCTCAACGCGCTGTGCACCCCGCTCATCAACGAGCTCAACGAGGCGCTCAACGACTTCAATGCTTCCGACGATACCTCAGTCATTGTCCTTACCGGGTCGCAGAAGGCCTTTGCGGCAGGCGCAGATATCAAGGAGATGGCGCCGCTGACATTCTCCGAGGCGTATACCAAGTCCTTCATCGAGTCGTGGTCGCTGTTGACAACGCAAGTTAAGAAGCCCATCATTGCCGCCGTCTCTGGCCACGCACTTGGTGGCGGCTGCGAGCTGGCCATGATGTGCGACCTCATTTACTGCACGGAGGGCGCCAATTTTGGCCAGCCCGAGATCAAGCTGGGCACCATCCCCGGGGCCGGTGGCAGCCAGCGCCTGACGCGCGCCAtcggcaaggccaaggccatggaACTCATCCTGACGGGCAAGTCTTTCTCCGGTGCCGAGGCTGAGAGGTGGGGTGTTGCTGCGCGGACGTTCCCGACTTATGAGGCGTTGATGGAGGAGACGCTCAAGCTGGCCGAGACGATTGCGGGATACTCCAAGGTGGCGGTCCAAGCGTGCAAGGAGGTCGTCAACAAGAGCCAGGACTTGCCTCTGCGGGACGGAGTCGAGTTCGAAAGACGCGTCTTTCACAGCTTGTTCGGCAGCCAGGATCAGAAGATTGGCATGAAGGCTTTtgccgagaagaagaaggccgagtGGACGCACTCGTGA
- a CDS encoding uncharacterized protein (COG:S~EggNog:ENOG503P3K3), with the protein MATTAHYVPSTTRPACADEDEELAPGIAAFFRRNGLCPSTVEACDASARRLFPAAIIKRSPNQGYCSYTLFVSTDRLLQFRPEPHRLNMDICSDARAVFGALVPMTAHIGSLQGIAMMGAAAPRLHVYLQERLPGVSLAHMKEQTREQRKRLIEDLADVFVSSFLYRRPSEELLPVLRGRVGASLAWRLRLLQGLRDDEPLAQHISAVTQHLDNIAALPWCLTHGDLMPSNVLVDPASGRLTGLVDWAEGEWLPLGLGLYGLEELLGADVAGRGFEYFDDHEELRRRFWNRFATLGGCSRGGGGGGDGRRRRLVLGGEESVAMSRRLGILLWRGIAFDDGRIDRVVEPGRDDNEIHKLRLFLEAPCPVTPDATPSRHGLAVKGASIAPN; encoded by the coding sequence ATGGCCACTACTGCTCATTACGTTCCCTCTACTACACGGCCCGCATGtgccgatgaagatgagGAGCTCGCCCCgggcatcgccgccttcttccgGCGCAACGGGCTCTGCCCCAGCACTGTTGAAGCATGCGACGCCTCCGCTCGGCGGCTGTTCCCTGCTGCGATCATCAAACGCTCCCCAAATCAGGGCTATTGCTCCTACACGCTGTTCGTGTCAACCGATCGCCTGTTGCAGTTCCGCCCGGAACCCCATAGGCTCAATATGGACATATGTAGCGACGCTCGAGCTGTGTTTGGTGCCTTGGTCCCCATGACGGCGCACATCGGAAGCCTCCAAGGGATTGCCATGATGggtgccgcggcgccgaggttgcACGTTTATTTGCAAGAGAGACTGCCGGGAGTGAGTCTAGCGCACATGAAAGAGCAGACGCGTGAGCAACGCAAGCGGCTCATCGAGGACCTTGCCGACGTCTTCGTCTCCAGCTTCCTCTACAGAAGGCCTTCTGAGGAATTGTTACCGGTTCTCAGGGGACGAGTAGGGGCCTCACTAGCGTGGCGCCTTCGGCTTCTCCAGGGCTTgcgggacgacgagcccCTCGCGCAACACATCTCCGCTGTGACGCAGCACCTCGACAACATCGCGGCGCTGCCTTGGTGTCTCACGCACGGAGACTTGATGCCGAGCAAcgtgctcgtcgacccggcctcgggcaggcTCACGGGCTTGGTCGACTGGGCTGAGGGGGAATGGCTCCCCTTGGGGCTGGGCCTGTatggcctcgaggagctgctaGGGGCTGACGTGGCCGGTCGCGGGTTCGAGTATTTTGACGAccacgaggagctgcgccggcggtTTTGGAACCGTTTTGCGACGTTGGGAGGCTGTTCgcgtggtggaggcggcggcggcgacgggcggcggcggcggctggtgctcGGCGGAGAAGAGAGCGTGGCCATGTCGCGCAGGTTGGGGATCCTGCTTTGGAGGGGCATCGCTTTTGACGACGGGCGTATagaccgcgtcgtcgagccgggcAGGGACGACAATGAGATTCACAAGCTGAGGCTCTTCCTGGAGGCGCCGTGTCCGGTTACGCCCGACGCAACCCCGTCGCGTCATGGTCTAGCGGTGAAGGGAGCTAGCATCGCACCGAACTAA
- a CDS encoding uncharacterized protein (EggNog:ENOG503NVWS~COG:Q): MAATDDAAVSKDGLVIPLIDFAKFLHGTAEERAATARAILDGFQTAGFIYLRNHAIPTDVLRNAFSRSADFFDLPLDAKLAVGWTTPEANRGYSSPGREKVSQLLDSADIDKVRSAAPDLKESFEIGRESDPRFANPWPSEDGEGGRRLNGFRADMLDFHARCQAMHRDVMRAIAMGMGLPDGFFEPFVDVGDNTLRLLHYPAVNADVFKVNPGQVRAGEHSDYGSVTLLFQDSRGGLQVKSPTGQFVDATPIEGTVVINAGDLLARWSNDTIKSTIHRVVEPPRKEGVEYPPRYSIAYFCNPNSDSFIETLPGTYVSPQDKKYGGINSGEYLVQRLTATY, from the exons ATGGCAGCCactgacgacgccgccgtcagcaaGGACGGGCTCGTTATTCCC CTCATCGACTTTGCCAAGTTCCTCCACGGCACCGCTGAGGaacgcgccgccaccgcccgcgccatcctcgacggctTCCAGACAGCCGGCTTCATCTACCTGCGCAACCACGCCATCCCCACCGACGTCCTGCGCAACGCCTTCTCTCGCTCCGCCGACTTCTTCGACCTGCCGCTCGACgccaagctcgccgtcggctggacgacgcccgaggccAACCGCGGCTATTCGTCGCCCGGCCGCGAAAAGGTCAGCCAGCTGCTCGACAgcgccgacatcgacaaggtccgctccgccgccccggACCTCAAAGAGAGCTTCGAGATCGGCCGCGAGTCGGACCCCAGGTTCGCCAACCCCTGGCCCAGCGAGGATGGTgagggcgggcgtcgcctcAACGGCTTTCGCGCCGACATGCTCGACTTCCACGCCCGCTGCCAGGCCATGCACCGTGACGTGAtgcgcgccatcgccatgggaATGGGCCTCCCCGACGGCTTCTTCGAGCCCTttgtcgacgttggcgacaACACGCTCCGCCTGCTGCACTATCCCGCCGTCAATGCCGACGTCTTCAAGGTGAATCCGGGTCaggtccgcgccggcgagcacaGC GATTACGGTTCCGTCACCCTGCTTTTCCAGGACAGCCGTGGCGGGCTCCAGGTCAAGAGCCCGACAGGCCAGTTCGTCGACGCCACGCCCATCGAAGGCACCGTTGTCATCAACGCCGGTGACCTGCTCGCCCGTTGGAGCAATGACACCATCAAGAGCACTATtcaccgcgtcgtcgagcctcCGCGcaaggagggcgtcgagtaTCCACCCCGGTACAGCATCGC ATACTTTTGCAACCCCAACTCTGACAGCTTCATCGAGACGCTGCCGGGCACATACGTCTCACCACAGGACAAAAAGTACGGGGGCATCAACAGCGGAGAGTATCTCGTTCAACGCCTGACTGCCACCTACTAA